One Salinibacter grassmerensis genomic window carries:
- a CDS encoding BspA family leucine-rich repeat surface protein: MTRLLRLCAPLSTALLLGVAFSPSSTQAQDAFITTWETTSPDLSITIPTESEDISGYDFQVDWGDGTTETYSGLDPDPNHSYKEAGTYTVKISGTFPRIYLNAGRFGGGDQANARRLQTIEQWGDIRWESMAFAFAGAENMTYNAVDMPNLSGVTDMSFMFDGAASFNGDIERWNVSNVNNMTAMFRGATSFNQDIGEWDVSAVTDMGFMFNEATSFNGDIEKWDVSAARDMGSMFNNAESFNRDIGSWDVSNVTTMSFMFAVATSFNQDIGEWDVSAVRSMGSMFSNADSFNGDISSWNVSSVGGMSNMFEDAKSFDRDIGSWSVSNVTKMRYMFKDAIRFDRDIGSWDVSSVTDMRFMFGGAVSFNGDVSGWDVSRVTNMRGMFDGAISFNRHIGSWDVSNVTNMAAMFRGATDFDRDISSWDISSVDDSKDFDDSFESFLAGGAKLSSENYDALLTRWAQLDLTDDLTFDAGQSQYTSSAESARQSIIEEEGWTINDGGLTERATPSAPSGLTANVEGQHVLLSWSASASDDLAGYRLYRSVGQAPDTSGAGLTEGPVSATSFTDTTATENRTYRYGVTAVDTAGNQSGLSGVASVFLYPQEVTASASRTFGGATDSTSYRLVALPGQPDRSLADVVSGEAGSQWQAYYDDGSESDYFVEFDRSETFDFRKGNGFWLTATSEWTFEEPISAVNLRGDSATAIGLREGWNVVSNPFGEDVDWAAVENATSGDLQPIWSFGGTFDSTDTFASAATGEAYYFFNGKSGRDSLVIPYPGAPGSAASSEMSKEKEGEPAMLALTATPVRAEGAAGSTIQVGLREGARPGIGPEDLIAPPSRFAKTSLRIKASEKASSEAESKRTRTLMAERRPVEGGGETFALRLSSQAGGPITLGAEHLGAAEGRSVILLHPAAGKTYDLRQKEAIEIDLEGETAQLKLAVGTDGYVESETDKVLPEEVRLTSYPNPVRRQATVEYALPEAGEVSLQVYDVLGRRVATLEQGRKEAGRHRADLRASQLSSGVYFGRLEAGGQTRTRKITVVR, translated from the coding sequence ATGACGCGTCTTTTGCGCCTCTGCGCTCCTCTTTCTACCGCACTTCTGCTTGGGGTTGCATTCAGCCCGTCTTCTACTCAGGCCCAGGACGCATTTATCACTACCTGGGAGACGACCTCCCCAGACCTATCGATTACGATTCCGACCGAGTCCGAAGACATCTCCGGCTACGACTTCCAGGTCGATTGGGGCGATGGGACGACCGAGACCTATTCTGGACTGGACCCAGACCCGAACCATTCTTACAAAGAGGCCGGGACCTACACGGTCAAGATCAGCGGCACTTTCCCGCGGATCTACCTGAATGCGGGCCGCTTTGGCGGTGGAGATCAAGCCAACGCCCGGCGGCTCCAGACAATCGAGCAGTGGGGAGACATACGGTGGGAAAGTATGGCATTTGCCTTCGCGGGAGCAGAAAACATGACCTACAACGCAGTCGACATGCCGAACCTGTCGGGTGTGACTGACATGAGTTTTATGTTCGATGGCGCCGCCAGCTTTAATGGGGACATCGAGAGATGGAATGTCTCCAACGTGAACAACATGACTGCCATGTTTAGAGGCGCAACCAGCTTCAATCAAGACATCGGCGAGTGGGACGTCTCCGCTGTCACGGACATGGGCTTCATGTTCAATGAAGCTACCAGCTTCAATGGGGACATCGAGAAGTGGGACGTCTCCGCCGCACGAGACATGGGGTCTATGTTCAATAATGCTGAAAGCTTCAACAGAGACATCGGCTCCTGGGATGTCTCCAACGTGACTACCATGTCCTTCATGTTTGCTGTCGCCACCAGCTTCAATCAGGACATCGGTGAATGGGACGTCTCTGCCGTAAGAAGCATGGGGTCCATGTTCAGCAACGCCGATAGCTTCAACGGGGACATCAGTTCGTGGAATGTCTCCAGCGTGGGAGGAATGAGCAATATGTTCGAGGACGCCAAAAGCTTCGACCGGGACATTGGCTCTTGGAGTGTCTCCAACGTCACCAAAATGAGGTACATGTTCAAAGATGCCATAAGATTTGACAGAGACATCGGCTCTTGGGACGTCTCCAGCGTGACTGATATGAGGTTCATGTTCGGCGGCGCCGTAAGCTTCAACGGAGACGTAAGCGGATGGGACGTCTCTAGGGTGACCAACATGCGCGGAATGTTCGATGGAGCCATAAGCTTCAATAGGCACATCGGCTCATGGGATGTCTCCAATGTGACTAACATGGCTGCTATGTTCAGGGGCGCCACTGACTTCGATAGGGATATCAGCTCGTGGGATATCTCCAGCGTAGACGATTCTAAGGACTTTGACGACTCCTTCGAGAGTTTCCTGGCAGGCGGGGCAAAACTGTCTTCAGAGAACTACGACGCACTTTTGACCAGATGGGCCCAGCTGGACCTAACCGACGACCTGACATTTGACGCCGGCCAGAGCCAGTATACCTCCAGCGCGGAATCAGCACGCCAGTCGATCATCGAGGAAGAGGGCTGGACGATCAATGACGGAGGTCTCACTGAACGGGCAACGCCATCAGCGCCGAGCGGGCTGACAGCCAATGTGGAGGGCCAGCACGTCCTCCTCTCCTGGAGCGCATCGGCATCGGATGACCTAGCCGGCTACCGCCTGTACCGCTCCGTAGGCCAGGCGCCGGACACAAGCGGCGCGGGGCTCACGGAAGGCCCGGTCTCGGCCACTAGCTTCACCGACACCACCGCCACCGAAAACCGCACGTACCGCTACGGGGTCACGGCTGTGGACACGGCCGGCAATCAGAGCGGTCTTTCCGGCGTGGCCAGCGTCTTCCTCTACCCGCAAGAGGTCACTGCCTCCGCCAGCCGCACGTTTGGCGGGGCCACCGACTCGACCAGCTACCGGCTGGTGGCCCTTCCGGGGCAACCTGATCGCTCCTTGGCCGACGTCGTGAGCGGAGAGGCCGGCAGCCAGTGGCAGGCCTATTACGACGATGGCTCCGAGAGCGATTACTTCGTGGAGTTCGACAGGTCGGAGACGTTCGACTTCCGGAAGGGCAACGGTTTTTGGCTAACCGCCACCAGCGAGTGGACCTTCGAGGAGCCGATCTCGGCGGTGAACCTGCGGGGAGACTCCGCTACGGCGATCGGGCTGCGAGAAGGGTGGAACGTTGTGTCTAATCCCTTCGGCGAAGACGTAGACTGGGCCGCCGTCGAAAATGCGACCAGCGGGGACCTGCAGCCGATCTGGTCGTTTGGCGGGACGTTCGACTCGACGGATACGTTCGCGTCGGCGGCTACCGGCGAGGCCTACTACTTCTTCAACGGCAAGAGCGGGCGGGACTCGCTGGTGATTCCCTACCCCGGCGCGCCGGGAAGCGCGGCCTCATCCGAGATGTCGAAGGAGAAGGAGGGGGAGCCAGCAATGCTAGCCCTCACGGCGACGCCGGTCCGCGCGGAAGGCGCAGCCGGCTCGACCATTCAGGTAGGGCTCCGTGAGGGCGCGAGGCCTGGCATTGGTCCGGAGGACCTGATCGCCCCGCCAAGCCGCTTTGCGAAAACGAGCCTGCGGATAAAGGCATCTGAGAAAGCTTCAAGCGAGGCTGAGTCGAAGCGCACCCGTACCCTCATGGCCGAGCGCCGGCCGGTGGAGGGCGGTGGGGAGACCTTTGCCTTGCGCCTGTCGAGCCAGGCTGGCGGCCCGATCACACTTGGCGCCGAGCACCTCGGCGCGGCCGAGGGCCGGTCGGTGATTCTCCTCCACCCTGCGGCCGGAAAGACCTACGATCTTCGGCAGAAGGAAGCTATCGAGATCGACCTGGAGGGCGAGACTGCTCAGCTCAAGCTCGCGGTCGGCACCGACGGCTACGTCGAGAGCGAGACGGATAAGGTTCTGCCGGAGGAGGTGCGCCTGACCTCCTACCCGAACCCGGTCCGGAGGCAAGCGACCGTCGAGTACGCCCTGCCAGAGGCCGGGGAAGTCAGCCTCCAGGTCTACGACGTGCTCGGGCGCCGGGTCGCCACCTTGGAGCAGGGCCGGAAGGAGGCCGGGCGTCACCGAGCAGACCTCCGGGCCAGCCAACTCTCCAGTGGGGTGTACTTCGGCCGGCTGGAGGCCGGTGGACAGACCCGGACCCGGAAGATCACCGTCGTGCGCTGA
- a CDS encoding replication initiation protein gives MEGASGEMIVKANRLVQAKMPLSRVEHRIVGMLISQLDRDDKEFSFQRLYIKDLMDQSGVFSNNLYGLAEDICKSLLEKKLEIKKYDKNGKREYRGVSLMDECRYKENDAYIRAKFNDSMEPFLLQLKKRFTMYEAGYFLPLGSKHSMRIYELLKMREDISILRMTVEELRDILGVTDSYEYFSQLKAHVIENAREEIQEKTDIHFTYDVEREGRTAKRVKFFIHQGGEERPEKPKMEDRTEVPNIDVMDVFLSDLTQEQIDALSQERLGKLHKRAVQQAEQEVPNRSKSVKQSVTLQRMKTLWERVR, from the coding sequence ATGGAGGGCGCCTCCGGGGAAATGATCGTCAAAGCCAACCGTCTGGTCCAGGCCAAGATGCCCTTATCACGGGTTGAGCACCGGATCGTCGGGATGCTCATCTCACAGCTGGACCGAGACGACAAGGAGTTCAGTTTCCAGCGGCTCTACATCAAGGATCTGATGGACCAGTCCGGGGTCTTCTCCAACAACCTATACGGTCTCGCGGAGGACATCTGCAAGAGCCTCCTCGAAAAAAAGCTGGAGATCAAGAAGTACGACAAAAACGGGAAGCGGGAATACCGAGGCGTCAGCCTCATGGACGAGTGCCGCTACAAGGAGAATGATGCTTACATCAGGGCAAAGTTCAACGACTCGATGGAGCCGTTTCTTCTCCAGCTCAAGAAGCGGTTTACGATGTACGAGGCTGGGTACTTCCTTCCGCTCGGGAGTAAGCACTCGATGCGGATCTACGAGCTACTCAAGATGCGAGAGGACATTTCCATTCTCCGCATGACCGTTGAGGAGCTTAGAGACATTCTTGGGGTGACCGACAGCTACGAGTACTTTTCACAGCTGAAGGCCCACGTCATCGAGAATGCCCGGGAAGAGATCCAGGAGAAGACCGACATCCACTTCACCTACGATGTCGAGCGGGAAGGCCGGACGGCGAAGCGGGTTAAGTTCTTCATCCATCAAGGCGGGGAGGAGCGGCCCGAGAAGCCAAAGATGGAGGACCGGACGGAGGTGCCCAACATTGACGTAATGGATGTCTTTCTCTCGGATCTGACTCAGGAGCAAATTGACGCCCTGAGCCAAGAGCGGTTGGGCAAGCTCCACAAGCGGGCCGTCCAGCAGGCCGAGCAAGAGGTCCCAAACCGATCGAAGTCCGTGAAGCAGTCGGTCACCCTCCAGCGGATGAAGACCCTCTGGGAACGCGTGAGGTAG
- a CDS encoding ribbon-helix-helix protein, CopG family, giving the protein MKKNTRQVNMRLNSDLVDILDEKAKEYRTDRTALIEEAILEHYDIDQKDLRRYVEEEEEEE; this is encoded by the coding sequence ATGAAGAAAAACACGCGTCAGGTCAACATGCGTCTCAACTCCGACCTCGTCGACATCCTCGACGAGAAGGCCAAGGAGTATCGCACCGACCGCACAGCCCTCATCGAAGAAGCCATTCTCGAGCACTACGACATTGACCAGAAGGACCTCCGCCGCTACGTCGAGGAGGAAGAGGAAGAAGAATAA
- the parA gene encoding ParA family partition ATPase, producing the protein MKCIGVLSQKGGSGKTVISTNIARALQLRGNEVILVDTDKQGSARDWAATGDIDPPHTVGVDRPRVHQELPKVRGYDYAVVDGAGKVERMSASVIKACDLILIPVQPAGVDLWALGELVDLIEARQEASEGLQAAFVVSRAVVGANLSSDAEEALSGLSFPVIGRTNQRVAYAKAVTRGASVLDLTDKKAKDEINSLTDEVLQLL; encoded by the coding sequence ATGAAATGCATCGGCGTCCTTTCTCAGAAGGGCGGCTCTGGCAAGACGGTAATATCCACAAACATTGCTCGGGCCCTTCAGCTGCGCGGCAATGAGGTGATCCTGGTCGACACGGACAAGCAGGGCTCCGCTCGTGACTGGGCTGCAACGGGCGACATCGACCCGCCGCACACGGTCGGCGTGGACCGACCTCGCGTTCACCAGGAACTGCCCAAGGTGCGAGGCTACGACTACGCCGTTGTTGATGGCGCCGGCAAGGTGGAGAGAATGTCGGCGTCGGTAATCAAGGCGTGTGACCTCATTCTGATTCCCGTCCAACCAGCCGGTGTAGACCTGTGGGCACTGGGCGAGCTGGTCGACCTAATCGAAGCTCGCCAAGAGGCATCAGAAGGCCTTCAGGCGGCGTTCGTTGTCAGTCGGGCGGTAGTGGGCGCCAACCTTTCCTCGGATGCTGAAGAGGCGCTGAGCGGCCTGTCGTTCCCTGTCATCGGACGCACGAACCAGCGCGTGGCCTACGCTAAGGCGGTCACAAGAGGCGCTAGCGTCCTGGACCTGACCGACAAGAAGGCGAAAGACGAAATCAACAGTCTCACGGATGAAGTACTGCAGCTGCTATGA
- a CDS encoding Uma2 family endonuclease has translation MPTTTTPAQHQKRWQEIVGDPLLSDLPYKVETNHRGQIVLSPHQFSHSQLQRTIQKKLDAVLTGGEVFPECPITTRKGVRRADVTWASESKIREMERAGDPPTTAPEICIEVMSESNDWDEMEEKRKLYREAGAEETWVVDEGEIRFFGQEEMEQSAVAPKFPSRVAS, from the coding sequence ATGCCCACCACAACTACACCAGCACAGCACCAGAAGCGGTGGCAGGAGATTGTGGGCGACCCGCTTCTGAGCGATCTTCCATACAAGGTCGAGACCAACCACAGAGGCCAGATTGTCTTGAGCCCGCACCAGTTCTCCCACTCTCAGCTCCAGCGCACGATCCAGAAGAAGCTTGACGCCGTTCTCACTGGAGGAGAGGTATTCCCAGAGTGCCCGATTACCACGAGGAAGGGAGTGCGCCGGGCAGATGTCACGTGGGCGAGCGAGAGCAAGATACGGGAGATGGAAAGAGCTGGCGACCCTCCGACGACCGCCCCGGAAATTTGCATCGAGGTTATGAGCGAGTCCAACGATTGGGACGAGATGGAAGAGAAGCGAAAGCTCTACCGGGAGGCCGGCGCTGAGGAGACATGGGTTGTAGATGAGGGAGAGATCCGGTTCTTCGGGCAAGAGGAGATGGAGCAGTCAGCAGTCGCGCCCAAGTTTCCGTCTCGCGTCGCCAGTTAG
- a CDS encoding very short patch repair endonuclease, with protein MTQESNREDPLSPEERSELMSRINSTETEPEQLTRSILHQAGYRFRKNVSDLPGTPDVVLPKYNTVIFVHGCFWHRHDCRKGRSMPNSNTQSWKEKFERNVERDGKNEEALEELGWQVLTVWECELNDDAVDTLEDIMHDLDSQLED; from the coding sequence ATGACTCAAGAATCGAACAGGGAGGACCCTCTCAGCCCGGAAGAACGAAGTGAGCTCATGTCTCGGATCAATTCCACCGAGACCGAGCCCGAGCAGCTCACGAGGAGCATACTACATCAAGCCGGTTACCGATTCAGGAAAAACGTGTCTGATCTTCCGGGTACGCCGGATGTCGTTCTTCCCAAGTACAATACGGTGATCTTCGTCCACGGCTGCTTCTGGCACCGCCATGACTGCCGGAAGGGACGGAGCATGCCGAATAGCAACACCCAGTCCTGGAAAGAGAAGTTTGAGCGCAACGTCGAACGTGACGGAAAGAATGAAGAGGCTCTCGAAGAGCTTGGGTGGCAGGTGCTTACCGTTTGGGAATGCGAGCTCAACGACGACGCGGTGGACACCCTCGAAGACATCATGCATGACCTGGACTCTCAGCTGGAGGACTGA
- the dcm gene encoding DNA (cytosine-5-)-methyltransferase, whose product MNEPVALIDLFSGCGGFTLGFTQVHTDEGNPVFEPVWSNDFDEDSVASYNSNFGDHCVHGNIVDLLEEGVEFPDADIVIGGPPCQGYSLLNKDKEGDPRKQLWRPYMEVVDRVGAEVFVMENVQQLLGSAEHDDIKARARELGFEVESADLVAANYGVPQTRTRAFIIGSKLGDPAEHFPPERTHFNPKERQMTIDDGAEMQPWNTVRDAIGDLPPPLGTEVRDEPGPFDLHFSRSPTAKSIRRYITVQEEGANRYDLQERAPEITPDCWKRKTSGGTDIFGRLWWDRPAFTIRTEFFKPEKGRSLHPSQHRAITHREAARFQSFPDWFDFQGSKTSIASQIGNAVPPRLGFHVATSAARLFTDEDLTRREDPIGVHSGTNGSIKSNGEMSKEDIQKLCNRLVERAEEVDSDLSGDELRESTQALADAKEAIKEIGKSLFPDATSGRKRILKYLLSFPRTPIPGKELGAVAGIKEYGRRIRELRKEHGWPVYSGITIREMIYEGDLFEPDVPDGAKEMARDDYILLDTERDEEAAERWKTANKIRNMDGSLQDRLLKFFRENVGEPVTGEELRYVANGAQSWPRRVRELRTEEGWPVRTRNTGRPDLEQGEYILEEDRQDEPHDRDVQDMVRSKVLDRDGHECRKCGWDYVRGEKNPHGPRTKLEVHHTRPHVEGGENNADNLVTLCNVCHDEVHRTNRLEDPDELQDWLTV is encoded by the coding sequence ATGAATGAACCGGTAGCACTTATCGACTTATTTTCAGGGTGTGGAGGGTTCACCCTTGGTTTCACTCAGGTGCACACAGACGAAGGCAACCCTGTTTTCGAACCAGTATGGTCGAATGACTTCGACGAGGATTCAGTTGCCAGCTACAACTCCAACTTTGGAGATCATTGTGTTCATGGTAACATCGTCGACCTTCTGGAGGAAGGAGTCGAGTTTCCGGACGCTGACATTGTAATCGGCGGACCGCCTTGCCAGGGCTACAGCTTGCTCAACAAGGACAAAGAAGGAGACCCGAGGAAGCAACTATGGCGGCCGTACATGGAAGTGGTCGACCGGGTGGGAGCTGAGGTCTTCGTCATGGAGAATGTCCAGCAGCTTCTAGGATCTGCCGAGCATGATGACATCAAGGCTCGAGCACGAGAGTTGGGATTCGAGGTTGAATCGGCCGACTTGGTAGCAGCCAACTACGGGGTGCCTCAGACACGGACCCGTGCCTTCATCATCGGGAGTAAGCTCGGAGATCCGGCCGAGCACTTTCCGCCGGAGCGGACTCACTTCAACCCGAAAGAGAGGCAAATGACGATCGATGACGGAGCTGAGATGCAGCCCTGGAATACGGTAAGGGATGCCATCGGGGATCTCCCACCGCCCCTTGGAACCGAGGTAAGAGACGAGCCCGGTCCTTTTGATTTGCATTTCAGCCGTAGTCCCACCGCAAAGAGTATTCGCAGGTATATAACCGTACAGGAAGAGGGAGCTAATCGCTACGACCTTCAAGAGCGGGCTCCTGAAATAACTCCTGATTGCTGGAAGCGAAAGACATCCGGTGGTACTGACATTTTCGGTCGGCTGTGGTGGGATCGGCCAGCATTTACGATCCGAACGGAATTCTTCAAGCCGGAGAAGGGAAGATCTCTTCATCCCAGCCAGCACCGGGCAATTACCCACCGCGAAGCTGCTCGATTTCAGTCGTTTCCCGATTGGTTTGATTTTCAGGGCAGCAAAACTTCAATTGCATCTCAGATTGGGAATGCGGTGCCACCTCGTCTCGGATTTCACGTAGCTACAAGTGCAGCGAGGCTCTTCACGGACGAGGATCTCACCCGTAGAGAAGACCCGATCGGTGTCCATTCCGGTACCAATGGTTCTATCAAATCCAACGGTGAGATGTCAAAAGAAGATATACAGAAGCTTTGCAACCGGCTTGTAGAACGAGCTGAGGAAGTTGATAGCGACCTGAGTGGAGATGAGCTGAGAGAGAGTACTCAGGCACTTGCTGACGCGAAGGAAGCCATTAAGGAGATAGGGAAATCGCTCTTCCCTGATGCAACGTCCGGCAGGAAACGAATTCTCAAGTACCTCCTCAGCTTTCCTCGAACTCCCATTCCTGGGAAAGAGCTCGGAGCCGTTGCAGGCATCAAGGAATACGGACGGCGTATCCGTGAACTGCGGAAAGAGCATGGTTGGCCGGTCTACAGCGGGATAACAATCCGCGAGATGATATATGAGGGTGATCTGTTCGAGCCGGATGTGCCCGATGGAGCTAAGGAAATGGCTCGTGACGACTACATTCTCCTTGACACCGAGCGGGACGAGGAGGCCGCCGAGCGGTGGAAGACCGCCAACAAGATTCGAAACATGGATGGTTCTCTCCAAGATCGCCTGCTGAAATTCTTCCGGGAGAACGTAGGAGAGCCGGTAACTGGTGAAGAGTTGCGGTATGTGGCCAATGGTGCCCAGTCGTGGCCGCGGCGGGTTCGTGAGCTGAGAACAGAGGAAGGCTGGCCGGTTCGGACTCGTAACACCGGTAGACCCGACCTGGAGCAGGGAGAATATATTTTGGAAGAAGACAGGCAAGATGAACCCCACGATCGAGACGTCCAGGATATGGTTAGGTCGAAGGTGCTGGACCGGGATGGTCACGAATGCAGAAAGTGCGGATGGGATTACGTCAGAGGAGAGAAAAACCCTCATGGCCCGAGGACTAAGCTTGAGGTGCACCACACCCGGCCGCACGTTGAGGGTGGAGAGAATAACGCGGACAACCTCGTCACCCTCTGCAACGTGTGCCACGATGAAGTCCACCGGACCAACCGTTTAGAGGATCCTGACGAGCTGCAGGACTGGTTGACAGTTTGA
- a CDS encoding thermonuclease family protein, which yields MEAQAQVEPGQTFTARVTEITDGDTYDVRRSAGGEVTIRLHGVDTPESAQSYGMAATRAARRYVGGKDVRVTVEDIGRYGRAVARITAGGGDLGAMLIRDGYGWYYEQYAPGATEYARLQRQARSAGRGLWSQRNPTPPWEWRDRTSGPGETSVKDRDCSDFDTQPEAQRFFERHQPGDPHGLDGNGDGEACESLPGGPQSVH from the coding sequence TTGGAAGCCCAAGCTCAAGTCGAGCCGGGCCAAACCTTCACCGCTCGCGTCACGGAGATCACTGACGGCGACACGTATGATGTGCGCCGCTCGGCCGGAGGAGAGGTCACGATCCGCCTCCACGGCGTCGACACGCCGGAGTCCGCGCAGTCCTATGGCATGGCCGCCACGCGAGCCGCACGGCGCTACGTCGGCGGAAAAGACGTTCGCGTGACCGTTGAGGACATCGGCCGCTACGGCCGTGCTGTGGCCCGCATAACCGCCGGAGGAGGAGACCTAGGTGCCATGCTCATCCGCGATGGGTATGGGTGGTACTACGAGCAGTACGCGCCTGGAGCGACCGAGTACGCCCGCCTGCAGCGCCAGGCCAGAAGCGCCGGCCGCGGCCTATGGTCTCAGCGAAATCCGACACCGCCGTGGGAGTGGCGAGACCGCACGTCAGGTCCAGGCGAGACATCGGTGAAGGACCGCGACTGCTCGGACTTCGACACCCAGCCGGAAGCGCAGCGGTTTTTCGAGCGGCACCAGCCGGGAGACCCGCACGGCCTCGATGGAAACGGCGATGGAGAGGCGTGTGAGTCGCTTCCTGGCGGGCCGCAGTCCGTGCACTAG
- a CDS encoding type I-E CRISPR-associated protein Cas6/Cse3/CasE: MYLTDVRLDAHTLAKLIRDHRLPIATADTGYRLHVGLTEVFGDDAPKPFWLRQDDGDMLTVFGYTGKPAEDLRAAAQLHASPLAFDALVDIRSKPMPEISEGTALEMHTRACPQVQKASSGTGTNADGERVSWREGQVMDAYLSEVYQREDTGIGREEVYVPWLARQFDIRGGARVQSGEDNLLASLQSFDLKQVRRRDHTSGSSALQRLTVPVAEISAQIEITDQDKWTSLVSSGIGKQKSFGFGMILVRPA; encoded by the coding sequence ATGTATCTAACAGACGTTCGACTTGACGCTCACACCCTTGCTAAACTGATTCGTGATCACCGCCTTCCCATCGCAACGGCCGACACGGGGTACCGCCTGCACGTTGGCCTGACTGAGGTCTTCGGAGACGACGCCCCGAAGCCTTTCTGGCTCCGGCAGGACGACGGCGATATGCTGACGGTGTTCGGGTACACGGGCAAGCCCGCTGAAGACCTGCGCGCGGCCGCTCAGCTGCATGCGTCTCCGCTTGCGTTCGACGCGCTTGTGGACATCCGCTCGAAACCGATGCCTGAGATTTCCGAGGGAACCGCTCTGGAAATGCACACCCGCGCCTGCCCACAGGTGCAGAAAGCGTCTTCCGGCACCGGAACCAACGCCGACGGAGAGCGCGTCAGCTGGAGGGAAGGGCAGGTGATGGACGCGTACTTGTCAGAGGTGTACCAGCGGGAGGACACCGGCATCGGTAGGGAAGAGGTGTACGTGCCCTGGCTGGCCCGGCAGTTCGACATCCGGGGCGGAGCCCGCGTCCAGTCCGGAGAAGACAACCTGCTAGCCAGTCTTCAGTCTTTCGACTTGAAGCAGGTACGCAGGCGTGACCACACGTCGGGAAGCTCCGCGCTGCAGCGCCTCACGGTTCCGGTCGCTGAAATCAGTGCCCAAATCGAGATCACAGACCAAGACAAGTGGACGAGCCTGGTCTCGTCGGGAATTGGAAAACAGAAGTCGTTTGGTTTCGGAATGATCTTAGTCCGACCAGCATGA
- the cas5e gene encoding type I-E CRISPR-associated protein Cas5/CasD: protein MTVSILRFKAPLMGFGAPTTGAKIPTRRFPPQSMICGLIANGLGYDQSEAERHQKLQASLTYAARADQPGEVLQEYQTTDLGQPKMYASSKTKTVGWTTRGEPEFRDGDNKTETEQTYKDYLMDASYTVAVRSTLLGEEAIRKAMIRPERPLFLGRKCCIPSARIWRGTVEAEDVLGALRVPETFSGEVVDRPSVWCPAELAPTARSFTVTDKRDWSQQIHSGQRRVAQLRLSAAGYQEG, encoded by the coding sequence ATGACGGTCTCAATCCTTCGATTCAAGGCGCCGCTGATGGGGTTTGGGGCTCCGACAACCGGAGCCAAGATTCCCACCCGGCGGTTCCCGCCGCAATCCATGATTTGTGGGCTCATCGCAAACGGCCTGGGCTACGACCAGTCCGAAGCGGAGCGCCACCAGAAGCTGCAGGCGAGCCTCACGTACGCGGCCCGGGCCGACCAGCCCGGGGAGGTGCTGCAAGAGTACCAAACGACGGACCTGGGCCAGCCGAAAATGTATGCCTCATCAAAAACGAAAACGGTCGGCTGGACGACCAGAGGCGAGCCGGAGTTCCGGGACGGAGACAACAAGACCGAGACGGAGCAGACGTACAAGGACTACCTGATGGACGCTTCATACACCGTTGCGGTCCGCTCAACGCTCTTAGGCGAGGAGGCCATCCGGAAGGCTATGATCCGGCCCGAGCGGCCGCTTTTCCTGGGCCGGAAGTGCTGCATCCCGTCCGCGCGGATCTGGCGTGGAACCGTTGAGGCAGAGGACGTTCTGGGCGCCCTCCGCGTCCCGGAGACGTTTTCCGGCGAGGTCGTCGACCGGCCGAGCGTCTGGTGCCCAGCCGAACTGGCGCCGACAGCGCGGTCGTTTACGGTGACCGACAAGAGAGACTGGTCCCAGCAGATCCATTCGGGCCAGCGGCGAGTCGCCCAGCTCCGGCTTTCTGCGGCAGGCTATCAGGAAGGGTAA